The Candidatus Thorarchaeota archaeon genome has a segment encoding these proteins:
- the endA gene encoding tRNA-intron lyase, with translation MTEQQTDEVPEAEFLGDRAVVWNPEDGMRLYAEGYFGQPVGIRKPKSPIFDKPLELSLLECTYLLEQDRIRVHDPVTDRFLTSKDLIKIGLERSDEYWDKFLVYKHLREREYIIRPGLKFGTDFAVYERGPGLDHAPFLVHVIPQRKGVLPLDIVRAGRLATSVRKKFIIATVKENGEIVYYSFVWFRP, from the coding sequence TTGACAGAACAACAGACAGACGAGGTCCCAGAGGCAGAATTTCTTGGCGATAGAGCCGTTGTGTGGAATCCAGAAGATGGAATGAGGCTCTATGCTGAGGGGTACTTTGGCCAGCCTGTGGGGATTAGAAAACCAAAGTCCCCAATATTTGACAAGCCACTGGAACTGTCATTATTGGAGTGCACATATCTGTTAGAACAGGACCGTATCAGGGTCCACGATCCGGTCACAGATCGATTTCTCACGTCTAAAGACCTGATCAAGATAGGCCTTGAACGGTCTGACGAGTACTGGGACAAGTTTCTCGTGTATAAACATCTCAGAGAACGAGAGTACATTATTCGTCCAGGACTGAAATTCGGGACCGATTTTGCAGTCTACGAGCGAGGCCCGGGTCTGGATCATGCACCATTCTTAGTGCATGTCATCCCACAACGAAAGGGGGTCCTCCCATTAGATATCGTGCGTGCAGGAAGACTTGCCACTTCAGTTCGCAAAAAATTCATCATTGCAACAGTAAAAGAGAATGGAGAAATCGTCTATTACTCATTTGTATGGTTCCGGCCCTGA